The segment TAGGGCAGGCGGTGATAATCTTTTTTGCGCCTTTCTCAGCGATCCTTCCCTTAAGCTTCTCAATCGCCTTCTCGAACCTCTCTTGCAGACCTAGATCGTGGATAGGCTTTTGGCAGCATTCTACAAGTATCCCTATTGATCCGTTAAAGCGTTTAAGTTGTGAAAAGATGGTTCTAGTAAGTTTAGGTGCAAAGGTGCCCATATTACAGCCTGGGAAGAATAATGTATCACAGTTGCTTATTTCAAGGTCTGAGTAGCTGATGCCGTAGTTCTCTCTGTATAGCGTGTAGATGTTCCACTCTTTATCAGTTAGGGAGAAGCTGTGGTTCCTGAATGGTGCTACACCATCTTTGACTAGCTTCCTTCTCCACTCAAGGAACATCTGCTTAGGGCTTAGCGAAAGAGGGCATAGATTAGCACAGAGACCGCAGAGCAGGCAAGAGTAAACTGAGTTCTTAAAGGCTTGAGGGTTTTGGAGGAGGTTCTCAGCGGTCTCTCTAGGCGACTTACCTAACTTCGTCATTAGTTGGCATTCTTGTACACAGATCAAGCATTCGCTACATTTCTCAAGCATCTCCTTCGTTGCCAACAGCCCTTCTTCCAACTTTGCCCCCTTTTCTAATGCTAATTGGGTATGACGTGTCTTATAAAGAGTATTAAGCTGTCGAATAAGGGAAGGGAGGTTCAAGAAGAGAGCTGCTTAAAACCTAAAAACACTTTAAACCGTGAGACTTCATAGGTTGCATCGCTTTAGAAACTTCATAAAGTTCGTTAGTATTAGTAAGCCGTCATCGCCGCTACACTCCGGGTGAAACTGCAGACCATATTGCTTTAGTTCATGATGCGCTATAATCTCGTTTTCACTGCTTTTTGAATAAGCGAGGGATTCGAAGCCTGTTGGTAGCCTAGATATGTTAAAGATGTGTGACTCAAATACTTTTAGCGTCTGCTGTGTTTCTGTTAAAGGGTTTATCTTCTTTACATAAACAGTATTATGCCCGTAGACCTTTGCTGGTAATCTACTGAGTGCTCCACCATTAGCCAACGCTAAGATCTCTGCGCCGTAACATATCCCCAAGAGAGGCTTGCGCTGCTGTGTGGCTTGCTTGACCAGCTTGATGTTTGCTCTGTTGATTTCGTCAGATGCGGCACTACGCCCAGTTAAGATCACACAGCTATACTCGTCAAGTTGAAAGGGGTGGCTATATTTGATAACTCTGTAGTTTACCTTGAGTTTCTGTAAAGCAGCCTCCAATTCATGCAGTGTGGTTGAGCCGTTGTCTACTACGAGCAGCATCGAGTCTCCTTACCCTTAATCAATACCTTTTATATCCATCTTGCCTAACTTTCCTTGATTGAGTTGAGTAGGATAAGAGGGTTATTTGATATAAGTGGGAAAGTCGCGCTGATAACAGGCGCAGCTGGGACATTGGGTGCGGCGTTCGCAGAAGCCTTAGCCTCAGAGGGAGCTAAGATCTTTCTTATAGACAGAAGAGGTGGAGAGCTCAGCAAGGTAGCCTCAGATCTACAAGTCAAGGGGTTGGAATGTGAATGGCTTGAAGCAGTCAGGAGGAGGACATCAACCGAGCTTTCAAGAAATGCGAAGATAACCTACGACGCATAGATATCCTTGTTAATAGCGTAGGAGATTCTGTCTACAAACCAACACTGGAGCTTTCGCTTACTGAGTGGAATAGAGTTATATCTGTGAATCTAACTTCAGCCTTTCTCTGCTCAAGGAGGGCTGCTAAGAGTATGATAGAAGCGGGCATACGAGGTAAGATAATAAACGTAGCATCTATTTATGGTCTACGTGCAGACCGCTTCCCGATAGCTCCTCGAAGGCGGGGCTTATAAACCTCACGAAGGCGCTTGCGGTTGAATGGGCGAGATATGGTATAAATGTGAACGCTATAGCTCCTTCCTTCGTATCTAGCAGATTGACAAGAGTCATATTAGAAGACCTTAAAAGCAGAGAATACGTGTTAAGTCGTACGCCGCTTCGGAGACTCGCGCAGCCTGAAGATCTTTTGGGTGCATTAATCTTCTTAGCTTCGTCAGCATCGGATTACGTGACAGGTCAAGTTATTGCTGTAGATGGGGGGGTGGTGTGCTTGGTAAGATACTCATCCATAGTTTGACTCAGCAACCTCTCTAATCCTATTCGCGATCTTGTCACCCACCCCCTCTACCGTCTTCAGCTCATCAACTGTAGCAGAAAACACGCCTTGAACGTTCCTGAACTTCTTAAGGAGCCTATCAGCTAAAACGGCATCGATACCGGGCACACCAGCTACAACATACTTCTGAACCTCACGTATGGTTGGGGGTTTCCTTCCCTCTCTGACCCTTACAGCCTTCTTCCCCTCTTCCTGCTCTCTCTTTGCGATGTAGTAGAGTATAGTGGCTGTTTCCTCATCGTTCTCTGACATGTAGACTGGTATGTAGAAGTCGGTTAAGGCGCTTGCTAACGATGAGTAGAAGGCTGATAAACCTATGCTGGCGCCCTTCTTTCTTCTGCCTTGCACGATGAGCAGAGGCTTAGGATACTTTTCTTTCATAGCTATTATCTGGCTGAAGAGCCTGTTGTCCATAATTGATCTGACGTAATCATCGATCGTCTTCCTCTCCACGACAACATCTTCGCTCAGCACAAAGTCCCCTACCTCAAGCTGCACTATCTGAACATTAGCACCCATCTTCTCCAGACATGATATGATAGATTTTGATTCGCGTGTATCAACGTATATGCATATAGTAGGAGCGTCTGCTCGCTGAAGATAGGTGTCTAGTGCTTGAACTTCTTTCTTAACTTTGAAAGCTTCTACTACTTGTCTAGCTTCCCTTAACTTTCTTCTAGCAAGCCAATAGTAGGCCTCATCCCTAGTACCCTTCACTAAGAAGGCAACAACCCGACCCGGTGCTCTTCGCCCAGTTCTACCCCTCCTCTGCACAAACCGCACGGCGCTA is part of the Nitrososphaerota archaeon genome and harbors:
- a CDS encoding (Fe-S)-binding protein, with amino-acid sequence MEEGLLATKEMLEKCSECLICVQECQLMTKLGKSPRETAENLLQNPQAFKNSVYSCLLCGLCANLCPLSLSPKQMFLEWRRKLVKDGVAPFRNHSFSLTDKEWNIYTLYRENYGISYSDLEISNCDTLFFPGCNMGTFAPKLTRTIFSQLKRFNGSIGILVECCQKPIHDLGLQERFEKAIEKLKGRIAEKGAKKIITACPNCYYTLKKHLDVEVVPIYDALPEAVFKRITGTITIHDSCPDREEGIFGRKVRNLFNGCRIIEMKHCRENSLCCGAGGLASAVDPDLALTYVKMRLEEAKETQAEYLVTYCVTCVNMLSTVPSQIKIRHALNLLLDVDEDYSQIQRNLQQLFTGPKAKENVQKVVRQL
- a CDS encoding C26 family cysteine hydrolase domain-containing family (Members of this family of hydrolases with an active site Cys residue belong to MEROPS family C26.), encoding MLLVVDNGSTTLHELEAALQKLKVNYRVIKYSHPFQLDEYSCVILTGRSAASDEINRANIKLVKQATQQRKPLLGICYGAEILALANGGALSRLPAKVYGHNTVYVKKINPLTETQQTLKVFESHIFNISRLPTGFESLAYSKSSENEIIAHHELKQYGLQFHPECSGDDGLLILTNFMKFLKRCNL
- a CDS encoding SDR family NAD(P)-dependent oxidoreductase, with amino-acid sequence MSRIRGLFDISGKVALITGAAGTLGAAFAEALASEGAKIFLIDRRGGELSKVASDLQVKGLECEWLEAVRRRTSTELSRNAKITYDA
- a CDS encoding SDR family oxidoreductase gives rise to the protein MNRAFKKCEDNLRRIDILVNSVGDSVYKPTLELSLTEWNRVISVNLTSAFLCSRRAAKSMIEAGIRGKIINVASIYGLRADRFPIAPRRRGL
- a CDS encoding SDR family oxidoreductase, which encodes MYLWSTCRPLPDSSSKAGLINLTKALAVEWARYGINVNAIAPSFVSSRLTRVILEDLKSREYVLSRTPLRRLAQPEDLLGALIFLASSASDYVTGQVIAVDGGVVCLVRYSSIV
- a CDS encoding DEAD/DEAH box helicase produces the protein FVERLQSRSRGVGLRDLLQNEHLRTAYEIAKGTLELGVEHPKLEELVKVLKTLPQGEKAIVFTSYRASVQEICKRLASENLRVRILVGKQGSGGLSQKDQVAVLEDMRRGGFDILIAPQVGEEGLDIAECSLVVFYDNVPSAVRFVQRRGRTGRRAPGRVVAFLVKGTRDEAYYWLARRKLREARQVVEAFKVKKEVQALDTYLQRADAPTICIYVDTRESKSIISCLEKMGANVQIVQLEVGDFVLSEDVVVERKTIDDYVRSIMDNRLFSQIIAMKEKYPKPLLIVQGRRKKGASIGLSAFYSSLASALTDFYIPVYMSENDEETATILYYIAKREQEEGKKAVRVREGRKPPTIREVQKYVVAGVPGIDAVLADRLLKKFRNVQGVFSATVDELKTVEGVGDKIANRIREVAESNYG